TTAGCCCGGTCATTAGTCCAACCGGCCCTATATCTGGTGGGCCATGGTTCTTGAGTCCCCCGCATACGGTATTTTTCTTTGATTTGTCCCATCGGCTGTGTTACAAGCCGCTCATTGTTCGTCCCTGCCTTGGTTGCCGTCACCCATTTCATAGAGGAGGGGCCCGCATGTTTCTGAAGTCCCTGGAGATGGTCGGGTTCAAGTCCTTCGCAGAGGCGAAGATTGAGTTTCCGCGGGGAGTTACGGCGGTCGTCGGTCCCAACGGGAGCGGCAAGAGCAATGTGGTGGACGCCATTCTCTGGGTGCTGGGCGAGCAAAGCACAAAGACGCTCCGCAGCGAACGGATGGAAGACGTGATCTTCAACGGCACCGAGATCCGCAAGCCGATGGGGATGGCCGAGGTCACGTTGGTCATCGCCGGCATCCAGCCGGGCGATTTGCAAGGGATGGGCGATGCGTCCAGCCTGCTCAGCGACTATTCCGAGGTCATGGTCACCCGCCGGCTCTTCCGCAACGGCGACAGCGAATACCTGCTGAACAAGACGCTCTGCCGCTTGAAAGACGTCCGCTCAGTGATGCTGGATACGAGGGCCGGCACCAAGGGCCACACCGTGATCGCCCAGGGCCAGCTCGATCAGATTCTCAACGCCAGCCCGCAGGGCCGCCGGGAGCTGATCGAAGAGACGGCCGGGATCGTCCGCTACAAGAAGCAAAAGGCCGAGGCCCTGCGCAAGCTCGAGGCCACGCAACAAAACTTGGTCCGGGTGCGGGACGTCATCGGAGAGGTCAAGAAGCAGCTCAACTGGCTCGAACGGCAGGCTCAGCAGGCCCGCGCCTACGATTCGCTCCAGAAGGAAGGGCGGACGATCGAGATCCGGTTGCTCTCCGACGACTATCGAAAGCTGATAGCGAGCCGGGGAGCCGTGGACCTGGAGGCGCAGGAGTTGGCTGACCACGAGGCGGAGTTGTCGGCCGACCATGGGCGTCTTGATGCAAAGGCGGAGGAGCTGAAATTGGCCATGCAGCGGGACCATGAACTGCTCCAGACGGTCCAACAGGAGTTGGCTTCGGTGGAGACGCAACGGGCGCAGGCCCTCGGCCAGGTCGAGATCGAACGGAACCGGGCGCAACTGCTCGAACAACAACAGGCCCAGGCGGTGGCCGACTCCGCCCGTTGCGAAGAAGATCGCGCCCAGGCCATGCGCGATGTGGAAGCCTTGGTGGAGCAGTTGGCCATTCTGGAGGCGGAGTTGGAGGAACGGGTGGCCCAGGCGGACCGGTTGGAGGGCCAACTCAGGGACCTGCGAGGGCGTCAGGACGCGCTCGAGGCGGAACAGCGCGAGGCCAACCGGAATCTGCTGGTTGCCTCGTCCCTCGTGGTGGCGGGAGAGAGTACAATCTCACGGTTGGAAGCCCGCTTCCAGGAAAACAGGGAGCGAGCCGCCCGGCTCGCCCGTGAAGCGGACGAACTGAGCCAACGGCGGCAACACCTGCACGACCAACTCAGCCTGCTGAGCAAAGATCGTGAGATCGCCGGAGAGCGGCAGGCGGCGATCCGGTCCGAGCAGGAGGCGACCGCCCGCGAGCTGACGCAGGCAGGCGAACAGTTGGCGGCGGCGGATCAGCGCCGCGCCCGTGATTTGGAGCAGTTGGCGGCGACTGAGTCGCGGCTGCGGACGTTGCAGGCCGTGGTGCGGGAGGAAATGGGCTACGGGCGCGAAGGCGAGGAGGCGACGACCTCCGTACGCGCGTGCGAAGGGATTCGCGATGCGATCGCCGAATGTCTGGTCGTGGCCAACGGCTATGACCGAGCCATTGAAGCGCTGTTGGGCGAGCGGGTGCGCGCCTGGTTCGTCGATAGTCCGCGCCATGCGTCCGAGGCGATCGCCTTTTTGAAGCAGAAGGATCTCGGACGGGGGTCTTTCCTGCCTCTCAGCTTCCGCTCGGAGAAACAACCCGAGCCGGTTGACACGCCCGGGTGGTGGCCGACGCTCTCCGACCAGCCCGGCGTGCTTGGACGGGTCTCCGACGTCGTCGAAGTCCAGCGCGATTCTCAGCAGGCCCTGGCCTCCTTATTCGCGCGAGCCGTGATTGTGAGCGATGTGGACCAGGCCCTTCGGCTGTGGGAGCAGGGAGACTGGATCGGCCCCACCGGCCCGACGTTGGTGACACTGGCTGGCGAAATCCTGGAGCCCGATGGGGTGATCACGGGCGGGTCGGCCCAGGTGTCGGGAGGCGTGCTTCAACGGCGCCGCGAAGTGCAGCAGTTGGAGGAGCATCGAACGACGCTGCTCGCCGGCATCGAAACGCTCCGGGCCACGCGCGAGCACCTGCATCAGCATCTGAATCAACTGCGGGACAGGGCCCAGGCGCTCCAAGTCGATCTCCGGGAGATCGAATTGAAGGCGGTGGCGCTTTCGAAGGACCACAGCGGGTCGGAGCAGAGTCTGGTCGAGCTGACGGGGCGGATGGATCGGATTGGCGAGGAACGGCGGGAGTCGGAAACCGACGCGCAGAGTCTGGCGGATCAGATCGCCGCCAAGCAGCAGGAGTGCCGGCAAGCCGTGGCGCAGCGTGATGAGATGGCCGGGCTGGTGACGCGGTTACAGCAGCGGCAGGAACAGTCGCAGCAGGAGATGGAGGGAACACAGGAGCGGGCCACCGAGGCCAGGCTGGCTGTCGGCACTCTACGGGCCCGCCGCGAGCACTTGGCCGCGGACCGTGAGCGCCTCCGACGGCATCTGGAAGCGTGCGGGGTGCGGCTTGAGCAGTTGGCGCAGGCACAGGAGGAATTGAAGGCCTCCTTGCAGGCCAGTCTGTCCGAGCGGGGTCGCCACCAGGAAGTCTGTCAGGAGTTGGGGCGGCGGGCGGATGAGATTCAGGCTCGGTCGGTGGCTGCCCAGGAGGCGCTGGCCCAACGAGCGGAACTGCTCAAGGATGTGGAGCGCGCCGTCGCCGAGCTTCGGGAGCGCATGGAGTCCGTCCGACAGCGGCGGCTTGAGGTCGAAGTCAAACGGGCTCAGGTGCAGATGCAATTGGAGGTGGTCGAAGGAACCCTCACCGGAACCTATCAGGTCGAGTTGCCGAGAACCGTTCCCGGGGACCAGGAGGCCGATGGCGCGCCGGCTGAAATCGAGTTCCAGGTGGCCAGTGAAGAGGAGCGCCAGGCCTTGCGGGACCGGCTGCAGAAGATTCGCGATCGTCTCGCGAAGATCGGGGGCGTGAATCTGGCGGCGATTGACGAGCATCGTCAGCTTGAAGAACGCTATCAGTTTCTGACCAGCCAGGAAGAAGACCTGACGAAATCGATCAAGTCGCTCAAAGAAATCATCCAACGGATCAATCGGACTACCAAAGAGCTGTTCCAGGAAACCTTTGCGCAATTGCAGGAGAAGTTCGGTGAATTGTTTCAGAAAGTGTTTCCAGGAGGAAGGGCCGAACTCGTGTCCGTCGAGCCGGAGCCGGAGGCGGAGGGCGAGAGTGACGGGCCGGCCGAGCCCGGCATCGATATCGTGGCACAGCCGCCCGGCAAGCGGTTGAAGAGCATCACGATGCTCTCCGGCGGCGAAAAGACCCTCACCGCCATGGCCCTGTTGTTCGCCAGCTTTCTGATCCGCCCCACGCCGTTCTGCATTCTGGACGAAATCGACGCGCCGCTGGATGAAGAGAATATCGGCCGGTTCACCAGGGTCTTGCGGGAACTGGCGGCCAGCGCGCAGTTCATCGTCATCACCCATAACAAGCGCACCATGTCCATTGCCGATTCCTTGTTCGGCGTGACCATGGAAGAGCCGGGGGTGTCGAAACTCGTCTCGGTTCGCTTGACCGATTTGCAGCCTGCGTAGCCTTCAACACGCTTCCTGATCGGTTCGGCCACCTGCCGCCGGGGGGTAGGGATTGCCTTCTCCCTTGACTTGACGGGAGGCGTTTGTTTATATGCCCTTAGAATTTCGAAGCTTTCCTTCATCTCACCGCCAGGCAGAAGGGTGATTCCATGGAAGCCTTCAAGGCGCAAGGGGGCTATTCTGGTCAATGACGCCCGGTACGACTGAAATCACGAGGTTGAAGAATTTGTTTTCCCGCTTGTCGGGGAGCTTGCTTGGCGCCATGCCCGCTCGCTTGCGGACCGGGTCGGCCCGGCCTCGCCTACCCCTGCTCCGCCTGATCGCCAGGAACGAGCGTCTGGGCGCCGCCACGGAAACCCATCCCCGCCGAGTGACCGGCACGGCCCTCAGCCAGCCCGATTCCATTGATGACGCGTTGCGCCGGAGCCAGGCCTGGTTGCTGTCCCGGCAGGATCCCCGCGAGGGTTTCTGGGTTGCGGAGTTGGAGGCGGATGCGACTCTGATCTCCGAATACGTGATGCTGCGTCGCTTTCTCAGGCTGTCGGATCCCGAGCGCGAGCGCAAGGTCGTAAGTTATCTGAAACACACGCAGTTGGCCGACGGAGGCTGGGCCATCTACTACGGCGGGCCGGCCGAGATCAGCGCCTCCGTGAAGGCCTATTTCGCATTGAAATTGGCCGGGGTGTCGGCGTCCGAACCCTTCATGCTCAAAGCGCGGGAGCGGATTCTGGCCATGGGCGGAGTCGTCTCGGCCAACGTGTTCACGAAGATTACTCTGGCCCTCTTCGGGCAATACGACTGGCGGGGCGTGCCCAGCATGCCGCCGGAGATCATGCTGCTGCCCAAGGACTTTTACTTCAGCATCTACGCCATCTCCTATTGGTCTCGGGCGGTCCTGATCCCGCTCCTGATCGTGTTTGCCCATCGGCCCCTCTGCCGGATTCCCAAAGAGCAGGGCATCGACGAACTCTATGTCACGCCGAAAGACCAGCTCGATTTCAGCCAGTTCCCGCCCTTTAAGAAGGATGCCCGCTGGTTCACGTGGCGGAATGTCTTCATCACATTGGACGGGTTGTTGAAATGGTACGACGGGCGTCCGGTCGAATCCGTCCGTCGATACGGGCTCGAGCGCGCCGCGAAATGGATGTTGGAACGACTCAACGGAACCGGCGGGTTGGGCGCCATCTATCCGGCCATGGCCAATTCGATTTTCGCCCTCCGCTGCTTGGGGTATGACGCGCACCATCCGCTGGTCGTGAAGGCGTTGAAGGAAATCGAAGAGCTGGAAGTCCACGGCACCGCCTTCGACCAGGGACAGCCGGTGGACACGCTGCACCTTCAGCCCTGCTTCTCTCCGATCTGGGACACGTCCCTGTTGATGAATGCGCTGGTCGAGGCTGGGCTTGCGCCGGATCATCCCGCGATGGTCAAGGCGGCGAATTGGCTGCTGGCCAAGCAGACGCGCACGGTCGGGGATTGGCAAGTGTCCGCGCCTCACGCCAAGCCCGGCGGCTGGTATTTTCAATTTGAAAATGAGCACTATCCGGACGTGGACGATTCGGCGGTGGTCCTCATGGCGCTGGCCAAGGCCAAGGGCGCAAACGAAGAGGTCAAGCGCGCCGCCATCGAGCGGGGATTCCGATGGGTCATGGCCATGCAGGGGTCGGACGGCGGATGGGGAGCCTACGACAAAGACAATAATCGCATGGTCTTCAATTACATCCCCTTTGCCGACCACCGGGCGTTGCTCGATCCCAGCACGGCGGACCTCACCGGCCGGTGTCTTGAGATGCTCGGGGCGCTTGGGTACGACCAATCCCATCCGGCTGTGGCGCCGGCGCTGCGGTTTCTCAAGCGGGAGCAGGAACCGGACGGCAGTTGGTACGGCCGCTGGGGCGTGAATTACATCTATGGAACCTGGTCTGTGCTTGCCGGGTTGAAGGCGATCGGGGAGGACCTGTCGCTGCCGTACGTCCGCCGAGCCGTGGCTTGGCTCGAAACGCACCAGAATCCCGACGGCGGATGGGGCGAGTCCTGCCTCTCCTATGCCGACGGCGCGCACCATGGCCGGGGCGACAGCACCCCTTCGCAGACCGCCTGGGCCCTGCTGGCCTTGCTCTGCGCCGGAGAAGCGGAGTCGTTCAGCGTCGTGCGGGGGATCAATTACTTGGTTCGCCATCAATCGAAAGACGGGTCGTGGGAGGAGGTCCGCCATACCGGTACCGGCTTCCCGCGCGTCTTCTATCTGCGCTACCACTGGTACTGCCAGTATTTTCCCTTCTGGGCGCTGGCGATGTACCGCAACATCAAAGCCCGGGGCTGTGCTCGAGCCGATGAGCTCCAGCAGGCCGCGCGAACCTCCGGCGAGTATCGGGTCTGATCCCATGACCCCCTGCGGCCCTGCTGCGGCTCGCCTGATCCCCCTTGCCTGACACGTGCACCGCGTCGGCATCTTCGCGGCGACGACCTGGGAAATCAAAGCCGTTCAAGCCGCGCTCGGCAGTTGCGAGCGGACGCGTTTGGGGACGATTCCCTGTCTCGTGAGCCATTGCGGCGGGCTCTGGGTCTATCTGATCCAGTCCGGCATCGGGCCAACCGTCGCCGGAGCGGTGGCCAAACAGTTGCTTGCCGAGGCTCGCTGGGACGCCGTCGTGTCGGCCGGATTCGCCTGCGATCTGAGCCAGGGCCGGGCCGGGGCCCTGCTGATCGGCAACCGTGTGCGGGCGCTGCCGCGCGCCGGCGGCGCAGCGGGACCCTGGTCCGACATTCCGTCCGATGGGGCGTTGCTGGCGCAGGCAGGCTCCGTCTTGGCTCGGTATCAATTCGAGGGGCGCATCGGCCCCTATCTCAGCAGCGATCGTGTATTGTGGACGTCAGCCCAGAAACGGGCCGTGGCGGAATTGTTCGGCGGAATGGCGTTCGATATGGAAAGCGCGGCGTTGGCGGAAGCGGCGCGGGCCTATACGGTGCCGTTCGTGATCGTGCGCGCGGCGTCGGACCTCCTCGATGACACCCTGCCGATGGATTTCAATCGGTGGATCGACCCCGGCGCATCCTGGCTGCTCAAAGCCGGGGAGGTGACGTCGCTGCTTTTCAGTCCCAAGCGCTGCAGCCGGTTGCTTCGCCTGCATCGGCAGAGTCGCGAGGCGGCTGCACAATTGACGGGTTTTTTTGAACGGTTCCTTCCAGTCTTGGTATAAGAATATTTTGGGCTGATGTCATGACCACCGTGATGCCGCGGACGATTCGCCGACTGGGACGGGCCGGCCTGGGGATTCTGGCCGAGATGGGCCGGATGCTGTTGTTTATCCTCGGCGCGGCGGCCTGGCAGGTTCGCCCGCCCTTTCGGCTCAGGCTGATCATCAAGCAGCTCCATTTCATCGGCTTCAAATCCTCGTTCGTGGTCGTGTTGACGGCGGCCTTCACCGGCATGGTGCTGGCGCTTCAGGGCTATTACACGCTCAGGAAATTCGGCTCAGAAGCGTTGTTGGGATCGGCCGTGGCGCTCAGCATGATCCGGGAACTCGGGCCGGTCCTGGCGGCGCTGATGGTCACGGCGCGCGCCGGCTCCGCCATGACGGCGGAAATCGGGATCATGCGGATCACCGAGCAAATCGACGCCTTGGATACTATGGCGGTGAATCCCTTGCAGTATCTGGTGGCTCCCAAGGTGGTGGCGAGCCTGATCGGCGTCCCGTTGCTCGTGGCGATCTTCGACGTGGTGGGGATCTGGGGCGGGCATCTGGTGGGCGTCGAGTTGCTGGGCGTGAATTCCGGGTCCTATTGGAGTTCGATCGAGTCGGCGGTGGAGTGGAAAGACGTGTACGGCGGTATCCTCAAGTCGATCAGCTTCGGGCTGATCGTCAGTTGGATCTGTTGCTATAAAGGCTATTACACGCGGATGAGCGCGGAAGGATTGGGCACGGCCACGACGGAAGCGGTGGTGCTGTCGTCGGTGTTGATTCTCGTATGGGACTATTTCCTGACGTCGGTGCTGCTCTGAGGAATGCGCGATGGAGCCGGAGCCGATCATCCGCCTGAACGACGTCCACAAGACCCTGGGGCAGCAGCAGGTGCTGCGCGGGATCACGCTGGCGATCCCAAAAGGCAAGATGACGACGATCATCGGGCGCAGCGGTGAAGGCAAGAGCGTGTTGTTGAAACACATGATCGGGCTGCTCCAGCCCGATCGCGGCGAGGTGTGGGTGGACGGGGTGGACATCGCCAGATTGCACGCCCAGCGGCTGAATGAGGTGCGCAAGCGTTTCGCCATGCTGTTCCAGAGCGCCGCTCTGTTCGATTCGCTCACGGTCTTCGACAACGTGGCGTTTCCGCTCCGGGAAAAGCTGCGGCTGCCGGCCTCGGAGGTCAATCGCCGGGTGGACGAAAAGCTCGAACAGGTGGGACTCAAGGGCATGGGACACAAGTTTCCGGCCGAGCTCAGCGGGGGCATGAAGAAACGCGCCGGCCTGGCGCGCGCCCTGGTCATGGAGCCGGAGATCATTTTGTTCGACGAGCCGACGACGGGGCTCGACCCCCTGATGGCCAAGACCATTCACGAGCTGATATGCGACATGCAGCGCACGTTCGGATTCACGGCCGTGATGGTGAGCCACGAAATCCCCGAGGTCTTCTCCTTTTCGGATTATGTGGCGATGATCCATGCCGGTGTCATCGCGGAGATGGCTCCGTCCGGTGAATTCGTCAAGACGCAGGATCCGGTGGTCCGCGAGTTCATTTCCGTAGGCGGACTCTATCCGGTCCATCCGGTTTCGACGGCGGGATGATGGGAGAACGCGCATGACACATGAGCGATTGGAATTCGTGGTCGGCCTCTTCGTGCTCGGCGGGCTGTTGTGTCTGGGCTACCTGTCCATTAAATTGGGAAAGCTGGAATTGATCGGCGGCGGACACTACACGGTCCAGGCCGAGTTCCATTCCGCCTCGGGACTCAAGCCGGGGGCGACGGTGGAAATCGCGGGTGTGGAAATCGGCCGCATCAAGGACATCGGCCTGACGGATGATCGCGCCCTGGTCACCTTCCAGATCAAGGACGAAGTCAAGCTGTACGATGATACCATTGCGTCGATCAAGACCCGCGGCATCATCGGAGAAAAATTCGTGTCGATCTCGCCGGGCGGCGGCGGAGATCCGCTGAAGCCGGGCGAGAAGATTCGCGAGACCGAATCAGGGCTGGACCTCGAAGAACTCGTGAGTCAATATGTGCATGGGAACGTCGGGGACAAGAACAAATAAGGCCGGGAACCTGCTGGCGGGAAGGAGAGCACGATGCACAGGGTTTCGAGGAGACAGTCTCGCGGTCACAGCACGCGACTCGTGGGGATACTCGCCTTGACGCTCAGCCTGGCGGTCGGCCTCGACTGGCTGGCCGGCGCGCGCCATACCTGGGCGCTTGCGGCCGGGCCGATGGAAGCCGTGAAGGGCAGCATCGACGACGCCCTGCGAATCCTGGCGGACAAGGAACTCAAAGGTCAGGACAAGTCCAAGGAGCGCCGCCAAAAGCTGGAGGCGGTCGTGGCGTCGCGGTTCAGTTATGAAGAAATGTCCCGGCGTGCGCTGGGCGCCCAATGGACGAAGCTGTCCGAGGCGGAGCGACAG
The DNA window shown above is from Nitrospira tepida and carries:
- the smc gene encoding chromosome segregation protein SMC, which produces MFLKSLEMVGFKSFAEAKIEFPRGVTAVVGPNGSGKSNVVDAILWVLGEQSTKTLRSERMEDVIFNGTEIRKPMGMAEVTLVIAGIQPGDLQGMGDASSLLSDYSEVMVTRRLFRNGDSEYLLNKTLCRLKDVRSVMLDTRAGTKGHTVIAQGQLDQILNASPQGRRELIEETAGIVRYKKQKAEALRKLEATQQNLVRVRDVIGEVKKQLNWLERQAQQARAYDSLQKEGRTIEIRLLSDDYRKLIASRGAVDLEAQELADHEAELSADHGRLDAKAEELKLAMQRDHELLQTVQQELASVETQRAQALGQVEIERNRAQLLEQQQAQAVADSARCEEDRAQAMRDVEALVEQLAILEAELEERVAQADRLEGQLRDLRGRQDALEAEQREANRNLLVASSLVVAGESTISRLEARFQENRERAARLAREADELSQRRQHLHDQLSLLSKDREIAGERQAAIRSEQEATARELTQAGEQLAAADQRRARDLEQLAATESRLRTLQAVVREEMGYGREGEEATTSVRACEGIRDAIAECLVVANGYDRAIEALLGERVRAWFVDSPRHASEAIAFLKQKDLGRGSFLPLSFRSEKQPEPVDTPGWWPTLSDQPGVLGRVSDVVEVQRDSQQALASLFARAVIVSDVDQALRLWEQGDWIGPTGPTLVTLAGEILEPDGVITGGSAQVSGGVLQRRREVQQLEEHRTTLLAGIETLRATREHLHQHLNQLRDRAQALQVDLREIELKAVALSKDHSGSEQSLVELTGRMDRIGEERRESETDAQSLADQIAAKQQECRQAVAQRDEMAGLVTRLQQRQEQSQQEMEGTQERATEARLAVGTLRARREHLAADRERLRRHLEACGVRLEQLAQAQEELKASLQASLSERGRHQEVCQELGRRADEIQARSVAAQEALAQRAELLKDVERAVAELRERMESVRQRRLEVEVKRAQVQMQLEVVEGTLTGTYQVELPRTVPGDQEADGAPAEIEFQVASEEERQALRDRLQKIRDRLAKIGGVNLAAIDEHRQLEERYQFLTSQEEDLTKSIKSLKEIIQRINRTTKELFQETFAQLQEKFGELFQKVFPGGRAELVSVEPEPEAEGESDGPAEPGIDIVAQPPGKRLKSITMLSGGEKTLTAMALLFASFLIRPTPFCILDEIDAPLDEENIGRFTRVLRELAASAQFIVITHNKRTMSIADSLFGVTMEEPGVSKLVSVRLTDLQPA
- the shc gene encoding squalene--hopene cyclase, which produces MPARLRTGSARPRLPLLRLIARNERLGAATETHPRRVTGTALSQPDSIDDALRRSQAWLLSRQDPREGFWVAELEADATLISEYVMLRRFLRLSDPERERKVVSYLKHTQLADGGWAIYYGGPAEISASVKAYFALKLAGVSASEPFMLKARERILAMGGVVSANVFTKITLALFGQYDWRGVPSMPPEIMLLPKDFYFSIYAISYWSRAVLIPLLIVFAHRPLCRIPKEQGIDELYVTPKDQLDFSQFPPFKKDARWFTWRNVFITLDGLLKWYDGRPVESVRRYGLERAAKWMLERLNGTGGLGAIYPAMANSIFALRCLGYDAHHPLVVKALKEIEELEVHGTAFDQGQPVDTLHLQPCFSPIWDTSLLMNALVEAGLAPDHPAMVKAANWLLAKQTRTVGDWQVSAPHAKPGGWYFQFENEHYPDVDDSAVVLMALAKAKGANEEVKRAAIERGFRWVMAMQGSDGGWGAYDKDNNRMVFNYIPFADHRALLDPSTADLTGRCLEMLGALGYDQSHPAVAPALRFLKREQEPDGSWYGRWGVNYIYGTWSVLAGLKAIGEDLSLPYVRRAVAWLETHQNPDGGWGESCLSYADGAHHGRGDSTPSQTAWALLALLCAGEAESFSVVRGINYLVRHQSKDGSWEEVRHTGTGFPRVFYLRYHWYCQYFPFWALAMYRNIKARGCARADELQQAARTSGEYRV
- a CDS encoding 5'-methylthioadenosine/S-adenosylhomocysteine nucleosidase family protein; protein product: MHRVGIFAATTWEIKAVQAALGSCERTRLGTIPCLVSHCGGLWVYLIQSGIGPTVAGAVAKQLLAEARWDAVVSAGFACDLSQGRAGALLIGNRVRALPRAGGAAGPWSDIPSDGALLAQAGSVLARYQFEGRIGPYLSSDRVLWTSAQKRAVAELFGGMAFDMESAALAEAARAYTVPFVIVRAASDLLDDTLPMDFNRWIDPGASWLLKAGEVTSLLFSPKRCSRLLRLHRQSREAAAQLTGFFERFLPVLV
- a CDS encoding MlaE family ABC transporter permease: MPRTIRRLGRAGLGILAEMGRMLLFILGAAAWQVRPPFRLRLIIKQLHFIGFKSSFVVVLTAAFTGMVLALQGYYTLRKFGSEALLGSAVALSMIRELGPVLAALMVTARAGSAMTAEIGIMRITEQIDALDTMAVNPLQYLVAPKVVASLIGVPLLVAIFDVVGIWGGHLVGVELLGVNSGSYWSSIESAVEWKDVYGGILKSISFGLIVSWICCYKGYYTRMSAEGLGTATTEAVVLSSVLILVWDYFLTSVLL
- a CDS encoding ABC transporter ATP-binding protein, yielding MIRLNDVHKTLGQQQVLRGITLAIPKGKMTTIIGRSGEGKSVLLKHMIGLLQPDRGEVWVDGVDIARLHAQRLNEVRKRFAMLFQSAALFDSLTVFDNVAFPLREKLRLPASEVNRRVDEKLEQVGLKGMGHKFPAELSGGMKKRAGLARALVMEPEIILFDEPTTGLDPLMAKTIHELICDMQRTFGFTAVMVSHEIPEVFSFSDYVAMIHAGVIAEMAPSGEFVKTQDPVVREFISVGGLYPVHPVSTAG
- the mlaD gene encoding outer membrane lipid asymmetry maintenance protein MlaD — translated: MTHERLEFVVGLFVLGGLLCLGYLSIKLGKLELIGGGHYTVQAEFHSASGLKPGATVEIAGVEIGRIKDIGLTDDRALVTFQIKDEVKLYDDTIASIKTRGIIGEKFVSISPGGGGDPLKPGEKIRETESGLDLEELVSQYVHGNVGDKNK